GGGGTCGGCGGCGAGGAAGCCGATCCACGGCCGCTTGGCGGCGAATTTCTCGAGCACCGCGAGATTGGCGTTGGATCTAGCCATCAGCCCCTTCAGGCCGCCGACCGACTCGCCCCACACCAGCCCGTCGATCGCGTCCTCGACCGCGACCATCGACGGCGTGTTGATGGTCTCGCCCTTGAAGACGCCCTCGGTCAGCTTGCCGCCGGAGGTGAGGCGGAAGATCTTCGGCAGCGGCCACGGCGGCGTGTAAGTCGTCAGGCGCTCGACCGCGCGCGGGCTCAGCACCAGCATGCCGTGCGCGCCCTCGCCGCCCATCACCTTCTGCCAGCTCCACGTCACGACATCGAGCTTGGCCCATGGCAGATCCATCGCGAACGCGGCCGAGGTGGCGTCGCAGATCGCGAGGCCTGCGCGGTCGTCGGCGATCCACGCGCCGTCGGGCACCTTGACGCCCGAGGTCGTGCCGTTCCACGTGAACACCACGTCGCGCGACCAATCGACCATCTTGAGGTCGGGCAGCGCGCCGTAGGGCGCGTTGATGGTGCGCGCGTCCTTGAGCTTGAGCTGCTTGACGATGTCGTTGGCCCAGCCCTCGCCGAAGCTCTCCCAGGTCAGCACGTCGACGCCGCGGGCGCCGAGCATGGACCACAGCGTCATCTCGACGGCGCCGGTGTCGGAGGCGGGCACGATGCCGATCCGGTAATCCGCGGGGATTCCGAGCAGGGCGCGCGTGCGGTCGATGACCTCGGCGAGCTTCTGTTTACCCAGCTTGGAGCGGTGGGAGCGGCCGGTCGCGGCCCCCTTCAGCGCCTCGGGAGTCCATCCCGGTCTCTTGGCGCAGGGTCCCGAGGAGAAATCGGGACAGTTCGGGCGTGCGTTCGGCTTCATCGCGGCTCCCCTTGCAGAGAGTAAGCGCCCCGGTGGGGGGGCGTGACCCGCCGCGCGTGTACGCCGGATGGCGCGCGGGGGTCAAGACACGCGATGTTTCGATTGTTTACAGCCGGGGAGACAGCGGGGGTATCGCATACGGCCGATCTGGAAGATGAACCACGGAGGCACGGAGACACGGAGGATCGACGGTCGCGCGTCTTGGGCGCGCGATCATCGGCTCTTTTCGGACCTCGGTGTCTCGGTGTCCCTGTGGTCGACCGTCTCGCGGATCGAACGACGGCGCCATATGCGGTGCCGCGTCACTCCGCCGCGCGCAGGGCCGCGACCTTGGCGCGCTGGCCGTCCTCGCGGCGCTTGTTGGCGACGGCCTTGGCGCCGCCGGCGGTGCCGCTGAACATCTCCAGCGCGTCGAGGTCCTCGGCCACCGTCGGCGTCGTGGCGACGTCCATGTAGGCGAGCCGGTTCGGATCGCGCGCCACCTTGCGGTAGATCCGGTAGGCCTTCAGCGCCATCGTCGCGTAACGCCAGCCCTTGCGCGCGGTCTCGGCCCAGTAGCGCGGGTAGAACGTCAGCACGCCCTCGACCGGCAGGCCCGGCCGGCGGTCCGTCCGGTACTTGCGGCGCAGCACGCCGCCCTCCAGCGGATGGACGTTCTCCAGCAGGTACATCAGGTAGAACCACAGCATCAGCCGCATCTTGGCGCGCGGCCGGCCGCTCTCGATCGCCGCGGCGCGGCGGATCACGGTCTCCATGTGGGCGTCGCTGAAGTAGCTGTGCCAGGCCTCGGCGTAGACGCCGTCCCAGTCCGCGTCGCTCATCCTCTCGTGGTGCGTGACGCGGTGGTTGAGGTCGTACTTGTTGAGGTCCGGATCCATCCAGACGCCCTCGCCGAGCATGCGGCGGTGGTCCTCGGAGCCGGGCAGGGGCGTCAGGAAGAAGAACTCCAGCAGGTCGACCGGCAGCTCGCGCTTGATGATCTCGATGTCGCGCAGGATCGACTCGCGCGTGTCGCCGGGGAAGCCGAGGATGTAGCCGGCGTAGGTCGTGACCCCGAACTCGCGCCACTTCTGCAGCATGGTCCGGTAGTCGGTGATCTTGTTCTGCCGCTTCTTGGCGGCCATCAGGTTGTCGGGGTTGATGTTCTCCAGCCCGATGAACACGCGGTTGACGCCGGCCCGGCACGCCTTCTCGATGAAGCGCGGGATGCGGTGGCACTGCGTGTCGACCTGGATCACCAGCTTGAACTTGAGGCCCTCCTCCTCGCGCAGCCGGATCATCCGGTCGAACAGCGCCTCCCAGTCGCGGTTGCGCGCGAAATTGTCGTCGGTGATGAAGAACTTGCGCACGTTCTGGCGCGCGTTCTCGCGGATGATCAGCTCGAGGTCGTCGGCGGTGCGGAACCGGCTCTTGCGGCCCTGCACGTTGATGATGGTGCAGAACGAGCACTGGAACGGGCAGCC
The genomic region above belongs to Rhodospirillales bacterium and contains:
- a CDS encoding phosphoserine transaminase yields the protein MKPNARPNCPDFSSGPCAKRPGWTPEALKGAATGRSHRSKLGKQKLAEVIDRTRALLGIPADYRIGIVPASDTGAVEMTLWSMLGARGVDVLTWESFGEGWANDIVKQLKLKDARTINAPYGALPDLKMVDWSRDVVFTWNGTTSGVKVPDGAWIADDRAGLAICDATSAAFAMDLPWAKLDVVTWSWQKVMGGEGAHGMLVLSPRAVERLTTYTPPWPLPKIFRLTSGGKLTEGVFKGETINTPSMVAVEDAIDGLVWGESVGGLKGLMARSNANLAVLEKFAAKRPWIGFLAADPATRSNTSVCLNIVAPWFAALDAARQAAAAKRMADLLEAEKAGYDLGSYRDAPPGLRIWCGATVEAADLEALCPWLDWAYAEIEREFAGKAA
- a CDS encoding radical SAM protein translates to MIKPTHYDDDGYPIQWFRSAIPANTLAALNGLAEDARRRDVLGPEIDIRLSTYDETNFRVRPERIIADIRRQGGKALIALVGVQSNQFPRATHLAKPFLAAGLPVAIGGFHVSGCISMLKELPAEIRAAQADGITMVAGESENGGLDDVLRDAHAGTLKPLYNRMDNLPSLEGEPVPILPLEAVRRTEGGRSSFDLGRGCPFQCSFCTIINVQGRKSRFRTADDLELIIRENARQNVRKFFITDDNFARNRDWEALFDRMIRLREEEGLKFKLVIQVDTQCHRIPRFIEKACRAGVNRVFIGLENINPDNLMAAKKRQNKITDYRTMLQKWREFGVTTYAGYILGFPGDTRESILRDIEIIKRELPVDLLEFFFLTPLPGSEDHRRMLGEGVWMDPDLNKYDLNHRVTHHERMSDADWDGVYAEAWHSYFSDAHMETVIRRAAAIESGRPRAKMRLMLWFYLMYLLENVHPLEGGVLRRKYRTDRRPGLPVEGVLTFYPRYWAETARKGWRYATMALKAYRIYRKVARDPNRLAYMDVATTPTVAEDLDALEMFSGTAGGAKAVANKRREDGQRAKVAALRAAE